A window of the Deinococcota bacterium genome harbors these coding sequences:
- the era gene encoding GTPase Era encodes MLEPSDPSETTYSGFIAILGKPNVGKSTLLNTLLGVKVAPITPKPQTTRRGVRGIYTEDSRQLVFVDTPGLHQAKDALGSFMNREVRDAIVDVSAILWVVDLRKPPGDEDKAVARLLQGLGEQVPIYLIGNKLDAAKYPDEALRLYQELSPDVREVRSLSALNDPKRVYELRDELLVLLPESPFFFPTNIRSDQPREVWAAELIRESAMIHLRQELPYSVAVQVLSWDDPRERDETSEEPIYIQAEIWVGRMNHRGMVLGKGGSMIREIGRTARKQLEVFLSARVFLDLEVVVRPNWREDSESLRELGYES; translated from the coding sequence ATGCTCGAACCGTCTGATCCCTCAGAGACCACCTACTCCGGCTTTATCGCCATCCTCGGCAAGCCCAACGTCGGCAAGTCGACGCTGCTCAACACCCTCTTGGGCGTCAAGGTGGCGCCCATTACTCCCAAGCCGCAGACCACCCGGCGCGGCGTGCGCGGCATCTATACCGAGGATTCGCGGCAGCTCGTCTTCGTGGACACGCCGGGCCTGCACCAGGCCAAGGACGCCCTCGGCTCCTTTATGAACCGCGAGGTCAGAGATGCGATCGTGGACGTCAGCGCCATCCTCTGGGTGGTGGACCTGCGCAAGCCGCCCGGCGACGAGGACAAGGCGGTGGCCCGGCTCCTCCAGGGGCTCGGCGAACAGGTGCCCATCTACCTCATCGGCAACAAGCTGGACGCCGCCAAGTACCCGGACGAGGCCCTGCGGCTCTATCAGGAGCTCTCGCCGGACGTAAGAGAGGTGCGCAGCCTGAGCGCGCTGAACGACCCCAAGCGCGTCTATGAGCTGCGCGACGAGCTGCTGGTGCTCCTGCCCGAGAGCCCCTTCTTCTTCCCCACCAACATCCGCAGCGATCAGCCGCGCGAGGTCTGGGCCGCCGAGCTGATCCGCGAGAGCGCCATGATCCACCTGCGCCAGGAACTGCCCTACAGCGTGGCTGTGCAGGTCCTCAGCTGGGACGACCCGCGCGAGCGCGACGAGACGAGTGAGGAGCCCATCTACATCCAAGCGGAGATCTGGGTGGGGCGCATGAACCACCGCGGCATGGTGCTCGGCAAGGGCGGCAGCATGATCAGGGAGATCGGCAGGACGGCCAGAAAGCAGCTCGAGGTCTTCTTATCCGCGCGGGTGTTCTTAGACCTCGAGGTGGTGGTGCGCCCCAACTGGCGCGAG